A stretch of DNA from Phycisphaerae bacterium:
AAACTAGCTTTGGCCATCATATTCCGAGAAATTCAAACAGAATGATCCCGAGAGTAACAACGCAACCGGGGACGACAAGCGGGAAGAGGATATAAATGATAAATACCGCGAGTGTTGCGACAGACCGGCCGCTCGAGGGAGCACTCCGGTGTCGAATGACGGCGTTAAGCGTAAACGCATTGAGAAGCCCACACGCGAGCCCCGTCATCAACGCACCGAGAGTAAGCCCCAGGCCGAACAGCTCGCGGGATCCCCACTCAAAAAGTACTGATACAGGCAGCCCCAAGGGAAAGATAAGGTAATGGGCTGACGCGTAATAACTGATAGACAGCCACGGTCTTAGATGACGCTTGCCGTCGAAGTGTGGGCAAAAGATACCCAGCGCGAATGCCACCGCCAGTGTTGTGGTTAAGACGGTGGCGAAAATGGCTCCGATCATCAACAGCCCAAACAGAACTGCTTCTTCAAGTCCAATCTCCATCTCGAACAGCCGGTAGAGAGGTAAACTTGCAAAAAAAACCAAAATGGAGAGGGCGCAAGCGCCGAAAGTGGCGAGCAGAAAAAACGAATATGCTCTGGAATCTTGTGGTTGCACGCTGAAAGCAAACGCGAAGCGCTTCGCGTCGAATAGGCAGATGGGCAGCGTCTTCTTGAGGCGCGGCCAGAATGCTGTTTCGGCGGGGTCATCCCACGGGATCAACGTAATGCGGTTTGCCTGCTGATTGGCGCGAAGCGCCTCACGATCAAAGAGCGACCCGCATTCCGGGCAGCGACCGGTCAGGATGCCGGTGAGGTTGTAGTTGCAGATTGGACAGTAGATTTCTTCGTCGGAGGAAGTTGCGACAACTGGAGCGGCATTCGGAGGGGCGTGAGTCGCATCCTCATTGACGGTCCCGCTCATGGTCGGCCCTCATGGACGACGAATCGGGCAATACGCCATCCCAGCCAATACTAGGACACGAGGGCGCTAACGTCCACGCCGAGGGATTTGGCGATCCTTTTCAGAGTGCGGATCGTCGTGCGGTCGGGGTTGCGCTCGATGCGGGAAATCTGGGATTGAGGGAGTTTGAGGCGGGCGGCGAGTTCGGCTTGTGTCAGACCGGCGGCTTTTCGTGCCTTGGCGATCAGATCGGCGAGGCGGGACAGAATTTGGCCCAATCTTCCAGACTTGGATAAGTCCTCAAAAAGGGCGATCGGAATGAGTAGGTTCATCCTGTTACCCTCTGTTTCGTTTAACGGCTTCGCCGCTTGCGATCCTTCCGGCGATCCTTCTTGCTCGGCTGGAACTTGGGCTTGCTGGAAGCTTTGAAGCTCGGCATCTTCCCCCCCGCCATCGACATCTGGGCCATCTGCGAGCCGAACTTCATGCGGTCGCCGAGGGACAGGCCCGCCATGTGCTTCATCATGTCGCGGGCTTGGAGAAACTGCTTGCACAGGCCGCTGACGTCCTCCGTGTCGGTGCCGCTGCCGCGGGCGATGCGGCGGCGGCGGGAGCCGTCGAGAAGTTTGGGGTTGGCCCGCTCTTTTTCTGTCATGGAGTTGACGATCGCCTTCATCCGCTGGACCTCGCCCTCGTCGATCTGCATGTCCGTTTCGCGCATCATGCTGCCGACGCCGGGGATCATCTTGAGCATGTCCTTGAGCGAGCGGCCGCCCATCACTTTTTCCATCTGACCGATGAAGTCGCTGAGCGTCAGGTCGCCCTTCTTCATCTTGGCTTCGAGTTTGGCGGCCTCTTCGACGTCGACCTGCTGCTGGGCGTGTTCCACGAGCGAGACGATGTCGCCCATACCGAGGATGCGGCCGGCCATGCGGTCGGGGTGGAACTCTTCCAGCCGGTCGAGTTTTTCGCCGACGCCGATGAACTTGACCGGCTTGGTGGTGACGCTCTTGACGGAGAGGATCGCGCCGCCGCGGGTGTCGGAATCGAACTTGGTGAAAATCACGCCATCGAGTTCCAGTCGCTCGTTGAAGTGCTTGGCGGTGTTGACGGCGTCCTGGCCGGTCATGGCGTCGAGGACGAGATAAATCTGGTGCGGGCCGACGGTGCCGGCAATGTTGGCGACCTCGGTCATCAGTTCTTCGTCGATGGCGAGGCGGCCGGCGGTATCGAGGATGACGACGTCGCGGAGCTGGCGCCTGGCGAGTTCGACGCCGTTGCGGCAGACCTTTACGGGGTTCTGGTGCTCGCGCTCGGCATGGACGGGGACGCCGAGTTGGCCGCCGAGTACTTCGAGCTGGTCGATGGCCGCGGGGCGCTTGAGGTCCGCCGCAACGAGCAGCGGTTTCTTGCCACGATCCATGCAATACTTGGCGAGTTTCGCACAGGTCGTCGTTTTGCCCGAGCCCTGCAGACCGGCCATGAGGATGATCGTCGGGGGGTTGGCGACCCAGGGGATGCGCGAATCGACGGGGCCCATGAGGCCGATCAGCTCGTCGTGGACGATTTTGACCATGACCTGGTCGGGGTGCAGCGTCTTGATGACCTCGGCGCCGAGGGCTTTTTGCGTGACTTCATCGGTGAATTTCTTGACGACATCGATGTGCACGTCGGCTTCGAGGAGGGCGGTGCGAACTTCGCGCATGACCTCGCGGACGTTGTCTTCGGAGATTTTTCCCCGGCCGCGAAGGCGTCGGAAAACGTCATTGAATCGATCGGTCAGGGCGTCAAACATCGAAAACTTTCAATTGGTTGGAGGCTCATGGGGCAATCCAACAAGATAGCATGAACGGCGGCGAGGGGCCAAATCGGCTGTGAAATGGCGTCTCATCGCAGCAATGTGACTACGGTACCGACCATGTCTGATCTTAACTTATTTTCTAGCAGATAGTTATAGTTACGCCTTACGGGAATGTTTCTCGATGTTTGCGAGTTTATTAGGAAAGCAGATAAGTTTCGCGTAACCCTTGCCGATGGCCTACTTTGGGCGCGATCAAGGGGGATTTTCTAACAAATTCGCAAGCGTATAAGTTGTTGCAGATACGATAGTTAAAACATTTTTTGTATCCGTTGACAGCCCCGTGTCCGCTTGCTAGATTTCCGGCACTGAATCTGAAAAAACGCGGCCGATGGATGGACTTGCATCGCCGCTACAAATTACGGCTGTCTTAGCCGTGGCGCTCCTCCGGATCGAAGTAAACTTTGATCCGGAGGTTTTTTTTGGCGCAATTTTTGGCGGGCCCTTGTGATTTTTCGCCGAGCCAGTGACCCTTAGTTCCATGAGCCAGACCGTACAGCGCTGTGGGGTATTTCTTTCGCGCGTCGTGCGGCGTCAGTCGCTTTGCGAAGAGCACTTCGAGTTAACGCTGGCGTTGGAGGAGTTTCCGCCGGCGGTTCCCGGACAGTTTGTCCAGGTTCTTTGCCGACGGCCGGACGATGCCGAAGGGGGCGCGGCGATGCTGCGGAGACCGTTCAGCATTGGGGGTCTGGAGCGCGGCGCGCGCGGCGTCGAAATGAAAATTCTCGGGCGCGTGGTGGGCTCGGGAACGGCGTGGTTGGATGCGCGCAGCCCGGGAGATTTCATTAGCGTCCTGGGGCCGCTGGGGCGAGGCTTCACGGCGCCGCCGCGCGGCGCAACAGCGCTATTGATCGCAGGCGGCATCGGCCTGCCGCCG
This window harbors:
- a CDS encoding helix-turn-helix transcriptional regulator, with protein sequence MNLLIPIALFEDLSKSGRLGQILSRLADLIAKARKAAGLTQAELAARLKLPQSQISRIERNPDRTTIRTLKRIAKSLGVDVSALVS
- the ffh gene encoding signal recognition particle protein is translated as MFDALTDRFNDVFRRLRGRGKISEDNVREVMREVRTALLEADVHIDVVKKFTDEVTQKALGAEVIKTLHPDQVMVKIVHDELIGLMGPVDSRIPWVANPPTIILMAGLQGSGKTTTCAKLAKYCMDRGKKPLLVAADLKRPAAIDQLEVLGGQLGVPVHAEREHQNPVKVCRNGVELARRQLRDVVILDTAGRLAIDEELMTEVANIAGTVGPHQIYLVLDAMTGQDAVNTAKHFNERLELDGVIFTKFDSDTRGGAILSVKSVTTKPVKFIGVGEKLDRLEEFHPDRMAGRILGMGDIVSLVEHAQQQVDVEEAAKLEAKMKKGDLTLSDFIGQMEKVMGGRSLKDMLKMIPGVGSMMRETDMQIDEGEVQRMKAIVNSMTEKERANPKLLDGSRRRRIARGSGTDTEDVSGLCKQFLQARDMMKHMAGLSLGDRMKFGSQMAQMSMAGGKMPSFKASSKPKFQPSKKDRRKDRKRRSR